The stretch of DNA AGATGCGCGCCTCGGGGCAGATGCCCGAAAAGATGCTCAACCGCGTCTGGACCATCCTGGGCGTGAGCGCCACGGAGATGGGGGAGTACGAGGAGGCGCTCGACTACCTGCGCCGCGCCCCGAAGTCGGCCGAGGTGGAGCAGGCCATCGTGCGTTGCCAGCGCGAGGTTGCCTGAAAGTCTTTTGAATTCAAGAGTTTAGGGCATGGCGGCCGGCGCGGACTTCGCACCGGCTTTTTTGCGCTCAGAGGAAGCGGCGCACCGTCTCCAGGAGCGTTTTCTCCTGGAAGTCGAGTTTGACCAGGTAGCCGTTGGCGCCCAGGCGCATGGCGCGCTCCTTGTCGGCGGGCTCACCCAGGGTCGTGAGGATGACGACCGGGAGACGAGCGTGATCTTCGGAGGTGCGGATGCGCTGGAGGAGCTGAAGGCCGTCCATCGTGGGCATCTGGATGTCGGTGAGCACCAGATCGACGCGGTGGCGACCGAGCATCTCCAGGCCGTAGTGGCCGTCGTCGGCCTCGAGCACCCGGTAGCCCTCGCCGCGCAGAATTGAGGTGACGAGCGTGCGGGTGACCTCGCTGTCTTCGACCACCAGGATGGTGCGGATGTCCAGCGCGCGGGTTCCCTGCACCGCGGTAAAGGAGCGCTGGCGTCGGGGTTTTTCGAGATCGAAGCGCGAGTCATGCTCGCTGCGCTCCATCAGGTCGACGACGTTGAGAAGGGGCACCACGTCGCCGGAGTCGGTCAGGGCGACACCGCGGCAGAGTCGCACGCCGGCCAAAAAGTCGCCCAGGGGTCGGCTGATGGCCTCACGCTCGCCAAGGACGCGGTCGATCCACACGGCGACGCGGCGCGCGCCCTTGCGCACGAGCAGCACGCTGAAGCGCTCCGGGGGTTGCCCCCGCTCGGCCAGCCCCAGCGGGGCGGTCCAGTCCAGAAGAGGGATGAGGCGCTCACCCACCGGCACGCAGACCGCGCCATGGACGCGGCGAAGTTCTTCGCGGCCCACATCGATGACCCGCTCCACATCTTTGGCGGTCAGCGCGAACTGGCGCTCGCCCAGGGTGAAGACGAGCACGGAGTTGACGGCCGTGGTCACCGGAAGGTGCAGGGTGAAGGTGGTGCCGCGGCCGACCTCGCTCTCGATCTCGATAAACCCGCCGACCTTGGAGATCTGGCGGCGCACCACGTCCATGCCGATGCCGCGGCCGCTGACGTCGTTGACGGAGTCGCGGGTGGAGAAGCCGTTTTCAAAGATCAGCGCGATGGCCTCCTGGTCGGAGAGGCGCGCGGCGGATTCGGCGGTGTGGATGCCCCGTTCAATGGCTTTTTTGCGAATGATCTGCGGGTTGATGCCGCGGCCATCATCGGAGAGCACGACGCGGATGGAGTCGCCAACGTACTCGGCGCTCAATTCGATCTCGGCCTCGGGCTCTTTGCCGGCGGCTTTGCGCTCCTCGGGGGTTTCCAGTCCGTGGTCGACGGCGTTTCGCACCAGGTGGAGCAGGGGCTCAGAGAGGGCGGAGAGGATGGCGCGGTCGACCTCGACGTTGCCGAAGGTGTCGACCAGGCGCACGCGTTTGCCCTGGGATTGGGCCAGATCGCGCACCGCGCGCGGGTAGTGGCTTAAGACCTGCGCGAGCGGCACGTGACGCATGTAGCGGGTCTGGTCGTCGATCTGCGAGGCGCGCACGTTGACCTGGTAGCTCTCCTCGCGCAGGGCCGTCTCGCAGGCGTCGAGGCGGTGGTTGAGGTTGCGCAGCGCCATGGTGTGGCTTTTGGGCAGCTGGCCTTCGAGCTGGGAGAGCATCGCGCGCAGATCCTGGCGGATGCCGTGCAGTTCTCCGAGCCGATACCCCACCCGGCGGCTCATCAAGAGCGCCTCGCCAGCGAGCTCGCCCAGGCGTTCGAGCTTTTCGACGTCGACGCGCAGGTTGGTGGTTGTCTGAATACGCAGCGCGCCCGACTCCAGCTCGCGCTCGTTGCCGGCGCCGATGCGCGCGCGGGTGGGCTGGGTGGCCTGCGGCGCCAGTGTGGACGGCGCGCTCGGCGGTGTGGCGAGCGCGGTGTCGGCGGCCGGCGTTTGTGCAGGTGTGGGAGCGTTGATTCTGCTGGATTCCTCTTTGGAATCAACAGGTTGCGAGTCGGCGGTGGGCGCGTCTGAGACGGGTTTTTCGTCGATCTCGGCCGGCGCCTTCGGGGCTGCAGCGGGAGTGTCGGCGGGGGAGGGCGCCGCCGAATTCTGAGCGGCCGGATCGTGGGGATTGATCTTTGCGGGAGCGCCGTCGCGCAGGTGATTGACGCGGTCGACGAAGCCGGAGAGGTCGAGGCTCTGGGTGGCGTTGCCGGCGGATTTCGTCATGAGCGCGCGCATCAGATCGAGGCCTTCAAAGATCAGCTCGACACGCTCAGGTTGGGTGATGTGGGCACCGGAGGGATCGTCGAGCAGGAGGTGCTCGGTCTGGTGGGCGACGAGGTTGACGTCGGCAAAGCCCATCATTTTGGCTTCGCCTTTAAGGGTGTGGATCTCGCGCAGGATCTCCTCGACGGCCTCCGGGTCGTCGGGGGTGCGCTCCAGGTTAACGAGCAGGGCGTTCATGCGTTCGAGGCGCTCGAGCGCCACCGCACGGAATTTTTCGATCAGGGCGCCAAAGCTCATGAGGGCTCCGACTCCTCATCGCCGAGGACGGGCGAGGTGTTTTTAGCGTGGACGTCGTCGCCTTCGGGCGCGTTCTCGGCCTCGCTCTCGCTCTCGTCAGCGCCGAGCTGGCGGGCGATGGCGTCGAACTCGCGGGAGCGGTCGGCGGGGGCGTCGTCAGCCTCGGAGTCGGCCTTTGCGGCGGCCTCATCGCGGGCGTCGAGGAGATCCTGGAAGAAGGCGTCGTCTTCGGCGATGGCGGCGCTGAACTCGATGGTGGGCGTCTCCTGGGCGCTCTTTGCGGCGAGCTCGACGGCGCGGCGGGGCTGGCGGTCGGTGGGGACGTCGGAGAGGTTGCCGTTGAAGCCCACCGGGGTCGCGATCTGGTTGCGGGAGGCCTTGCGGAGCGGGCGAGAGCGGGTGGCCTCGCGCTCTGTGGAGCGGTCGGCGGGGATCTCGCGGGAGAGGTCGGCCGGAGCTGAGAGTGGGAGCTCTGTGGAGCGGTCGGCGGGGATCTCGCGGGAGAGGTCGGCCGGAGCTGTAAGCGGAAGCTCTTTGCTGGCGTCGACGGAGGGCAGCGGGCTGGTCGCGCGGCCGGGGATGGTGCGAGTTGGCGTGCGTGTGGGGCGTTTCGGCGAGGAGGCCTCGGTCTCCATGACCCGGAACTTCTCGACGATATGACGCAGGCTCTCCGAGGCGTTGTGCAGCTCCCGGGCGGCGGTGGTGACCTGACGGGTGCCGGCGACGCCCTGATTGATAAGGTGCGAGAGCTCGTCCATCGACTGGGTGACCTGCTCGGTGCCCGACTGCTGCTGCTGAGTGATGAGCGAGATCTTCAGGGAGGTCTCGGTGGTGCGCTCCGAGAGTCGCGAGCCCTCCTCGGTGGCCATGACGCTGGCCAGGGAGGATTCGCGGATGTCGCTGACGAGCAGTTTGATGTCGCTGACCGACTCTTTAATGTTCTCGGCCAGGCGGCGCATCTCGGCGGCGACCAGCGCAAAGCCCTTACCCGCTTCACCGGCGCGCATGCCCTCCAGGCTGGCGTTGAGCGCCAGCAGGTCGGAGCGGTCGGCAATCGCTTTAATGACTTCCAGAATCTCGGTGATGCGCACCGTATGCGACTTCAACTCGCCAATGCGTTCGCCGACGGTGCGGTTGTTGGCCTGGGTTTTTTCAGCGGACTTGAAGACGGTCTGCGCGCTCTCGGCGATCTTGCGGGCCGAGGAGAGCAGGGTCTCCATGGTGCGCTGGGTCTCCTCGACGCTGCTGGCCTGGTGGGAGGCGGCGAGCTCCTGGTCGCGGAGCACCACCAGGATCTCTTCGGCGGCGGTGGAGACGTTGAGGGCGGTGGAGACGATCTCGCGCACGAGCTCGTTGAGGCTGAGCACCATCTGGTTAAAGGCCGAGCTTAAGTCACCCTCGCTCTCGGCGGTGGTGGTTGTGAGGTCGCCTTCGGCGATCTGACGGGCGCGCTCGGAGAGCTGGCGCAGATTTTTGACCATCGCGCCAAACGCCTCGCCAAGTTCTCCCGGGACGCGCTCATCGAGGAGTGGCGAGGTCAGGTGGTCGCGGGAGATGACGCGGGCCTGCACGGTGAGGCGGCGCATCTGGTTGGTGAGGCTGTGAAAACTTCGTCCGAGTTTGCCGGCGCCGCGGGGAAGCGGAAGATCGACGTCGGAGAGTTTTCCCGAGCGCAGCAGCATCGCCTCGTGTTCGATGACGCCGATGCGACCGGCGGCCAGCTCGTCGGCGTGGCGGCTGATGGCGTTGAGCTCGTCGAGCATGCGGTTGGTGGCGCCGGCCAGTCGTCCGACTTCGCTGTGCGGATCGGCGTTGAGGTGGGCCGAGCGCAGGTTGCCTTCGGCGATCGACTCGACCACCGCGGTGATGTCGCTCAAAGGGGCGAGCGACTGGCGCGTAAAGCCGATGGTGGCCACGCCGGCCACAAGCAGCAGCGCGGCGGTGAAGATGTGGCCGTGAAACGCCAGCACGCCCACGCCGATCAGCGTCAGGGTGGCGATGTAGATGCCGACTTTTTTCCACAGCAACATGACAGACCTTCGTAGGTGAGAGCCGCGCGCGGCTCAAAGCGCCCTTCAGCCGGTGATCGCAGCGGCCGGGGCGTTGCTGAGTGTATCGAGATCAAGGAGCCACACAACCTTATCGTCGAGCAGAGTGACGGCCGGACGGAGGATGGGGGGCAGCGCGCCGCGAAGCCAGCCCGGCAGGGGGAGCAGGTCGCGCGGGGCCAGCGGAAAGGTGCCCAGCACCGTACCCAGGTAGAGGCCCACCGGTGGGCCGGGAAGATCGAGAAGCCCGACCATACCGTGTTCGGTGGGCGTCATCCCCAGGTGGGGGCGCGGGTCGAGCACCGTCATCGAGACGCTCTCCGGCGCGAGCACGCTGCTCACAAGTTTGAGCTCCACGCAGAGCGTGGCGGTGCCGCAGCGAAAGAAGAGGGCGTCGAGGGAGGCAGTGCTCATCGGACCGCGGCGTCGTCGAGGAGGCGCTCAATGTCGAGGAGCACGCAGAGCTCCTCACCCAGCGGGTGCGCCCCGATGGCGTATCGGCGCGTGCTGCCTTTGATGGTGGTGGGCAGGGCGTCTTCGCGAAGCAGATGTTCGGGCCACTCATCAAGGCCGGTGACCTCGTCGACGTCCAGGCCCACGGTGTAGTGCGGGGTGTCGACAATGAGTGTGCGGCGGGTGTTGCTGGCCAGGGCCGGACCGGCGTTCTGTGACTCGAGAAAAGCACTTAAGTCGAGCACACCGATGACCTGACGGCGCAACACCGCGATGCCGCGGATGTGCCCGGGCGCGCCGGGAAGGGGCGTGGTCTCGAGCTGGCCGACGATCTCGCGCACCGCCTGCCCGTCGATGGCGAAGTCATCCTCGCCGCAGCGAAAACACACCACCGGTACAGTGACCACCTCGTCGATGACCTGATCCTGAAGGTCATCCCAGGCAAAGGGGTCGAGGCTCTCTGCCTGGTCAACCAGGTCGGAGAAGTCGGAGGGGCTTTTAAGGTCGTCGCTTGCCATAGAAGGCCGGGGCAGGTGCGCGGGGAGTGAGGGGCAACAGGGCCGCTCGTAGCATAAGGTTGGGGGGGCTGGCGGGCAAGGTGCGATGGGGTGGGAAATGGCAGGGTGTTGGGGGCGGAAATGAGGGAGTGATGGCGGGTGGGGACGCGTGGATTAAGCGCTTAAATGCTTGCTCTCAGGCGACCCACGGTCATTTTGAGAATGACCGTGGGTCGTTTTTGGGGTGCCAGTTTTTGCGTGACCGACGGTCAGTTTTTGGGTGACCGTGGGTCGTCTTGAGAATGACCGTGGGTCGTTTTTTCGAGGGTGTTTGGGGTGACCGACGGTCAGTTTTTGGGTGACCGTGGGTCGTCTTGAGAATGACCGTGGGTCGTTTTTTCGAGGGTGTTTGGGGTGACCGACGGTCAGTTTTTGGGTGACCGTGGGTCGTCTTGAGAATGACCGTGGGTCGTTTTTTCGAGGGTGTTTGGGGTGACCGACGGTCAGTTTTTGGGTGACCGTGGGTCGTCTTGAGAATGACCGTGGGTCGATTTTTTGAGGGTGGTTGGTGGTGACCTACGGTCAGTTTTTGGGTGACCGTGGGTCGATTTTTAATAGGACAATAATGCGACGATGAGGCGCATAGAAAGAGGGTTTCATGCGACCCACGGTCGTTTTCTAGGTGACCCACGGTCGTTTTTTATATGACCGTGGGTCGTGTTTCAGAGGGTCTCACTCTGGTCATGTACGCGACGTGGCTCGGGCAGCCAGCAGACGAGGCTGTTCTCGAGAAGTTCGTAGAGGGGCTCGCAGAGCGCCTCGGTCAGCCAGTGGGTGCGATCTTCGCCGGCCTGCAGATGGTTGAGGATGCGGGTGATGTCGTCGGACTCGGCGACCAGGCGAAGTTGGCCGTCGACGAGCGCGGCGGCGACCGGAATCTGGGAGTCGTCGCTGCCTTCGGGAAGTTTCTGACCGATGGTGTGGGTGATGATGGAGGCGGCGAAGCTGGCGCGTCGCAGTGTGGCGTGTGGGCGCAGGCGGCCGCCTGCTTCCAGAAGATCGGCTGGGGCGTCGGGCAGTGAGGCAAAAAGCGTGGCTTCCTCGTCGCCGCGGGGCTCTGCGTTGGCGAAAGCCTCAAATCGAGCCTGCTCGCTGAAGGGGTGCTCTTCGCCAAGTTGATCGCTGAGCCAGCCGTGAAGGCGCTCGGTGAGGCGGCCGGTGGTGTCGAACCCTTCCCACTGCGTCAGGGCCACGGCGCTGTCGAGCGGGTCGGTGAGCATCGCGAAGGTTTTAGGAGCGCCGTCTTCGACGCCCCGCGCAAGCTGGGCGGCACCGGCCTCGGCAAAAATATCGGCGTCGAGGAAGCGGTAGCCAAAGCCCAGAAAGCTCTCGGCGATGGGCTCCGGGAAGAGCTCCGCCACCTCCGAGAAGGCGCGGGCGCAGCCGGCAAAGCTCTCCAGCGCCGCGCTTTCGCAGGAGTCGATGTCTTCGGGCTCTTCGAGAAGTTCGCCACAGGCGCCGGCCAGCGCCTCGAGGTGGGGTTCAAGCGCATCTTCGGCGCGCTGGCCCTCATCGCTCTCCGGATCGAGCCACTCCATAGCCACGAGCACGCGCGAGGCGATATCCTGGAGCTGCCGGCGCGTGCGGCGGGCGCGGTAGACCGAAGTGTCGACCTCGAGTGTGCCGCAGACAAGATCCTGGGTGGCCTGCCCCACGTTGAGAAGGAGCGCGTCGAGTGTGCTGAAGTAGTCGACGCCGTCGACCAGAAAACGCTCCACCCAGGAGCCGGTCGACCAGGCCGTGACCCGGTTCCAGTGGGCGCGCATATAGCCCACCGCGTCGCTGGAGGCGTCCAGACGGCCACGCGGGGTGGCGTGCAGGCGGCCTGTGGCGATCTCCTGGACAATCGCGCTCCACTCGCTCTCCAGATGCTCTAGGGCGTTGTGGGCCGCACCCATCCCTAAGGCGCGCTGCTGCGGCTCTGCCGCCAGATCGAGCTCCCAGTAAGGGCGGGCCAACCCCTCGCAGGCAGCGCAGAACTCGCGGTAGAGAAGTTTGCCGCGGTGCTCTGCGCAACGCGGGCGAAAGATCTCATCGAAGCCGTACCAGTGGATGATCGGCAAGAGCTCATTGAGGCGCGCGCTGACGTAGAGCTCAAAGCGCGTCATCTGCGGATGCCAGAAGAACTTCGAGGCCCCGTGCAGAAGTTCATGCGCACGCCACTTGCGTCGGTGATTGGGGTTAAAGGCGGGGAAGGGGGCGTCTTGAAAGAAGGAAAAATACTTGGGCTCGGCCAAAACCCCGTCGCTCCACTCGGGGGTGGTGCCAGCCTGCCAGACGGCGAGCTCGGGCTCGAGATGCTCGGGCATCGGCTGGCGAAGGCGGAGCTCGTGGTGGTAGAAGGCGCGCCCGCTCAGCGCGCCCAGCATCGTGGCGCGGGCGGTGAGCGGGGTCACCGTCAGATCGACCTCGGGCGCGCCCATCAGCGGGGCCAGGGCGCGCAGTCCGGCGGGCTCACCGGCGTCGATGTTCTTCTCCAGCGCGCCGACGAGGGCCTCCGGGGTGGGCAGCCACCGGCGCGGGTTCTCGTCCAGCGAGACCGGTCGAGGAGCGGGAGGAAGGGGGTGGCGAATCATGGGAGCTCCGTTCAAATCGCCCGGATGGGGGCGCGGGCGGGGACTACGAGTCGTTGTAAATCGATCAAAAATCAGCGCTGCACTCGCACGCGGCGGCGCGCGATGTCCACCACAAACTCGCCATCGCCAGGGCGCTCAATGCTTAAGGAGACCGGGGTGTCGGCCTGGCCGCGGATGCGCGCGATGACGTCCGGCAGGCTCAAGCGATGGGTGGGGAGCTCATCGACGGCCAGGATGCGGTCGCCGGGCTGAAGTCCGGCTTCTGCGGAAGCGGAGCCGGGCATCACATTGACCACCACGATGTCGCGGGCCTGGCTGCGCAGGCTGGCGCCGATGCCGTAAAAGGCCAGCGCCGGCTCGGGGTTGTCGGTGGGGGTGAGTTCGATGTCGTAGGAGAGGGTTTCGCCGCTTGCGAGCTCGATGCCGGCGACGAGCTCGGGCTCGTAGCCGTTGGCGCGCACATGCAGGGTGACAAGCCCGTCGGGGAGCTCATCAAGGGCGTAGTGGCCCGAGGGGTTGGCCAGGGTGTTTCGCGGCGACAGACGCTGGGAGGGGTCGACCAGGGTGACTGAGGCCGTCGCGATAGGCTCTCCGCTCTGACGATCGCGCACAACGCCCTCGATGGCCGCGCCTTCGATAAGCTGCAGGCGGATGTTGTCGGTGGTGCGCCCGGCGCGCACCTCAAAGAGCTCGGAGGTGACCGGCGCAAGCCCCGGCGCGCGGGCTACCAGCGCGTAGTAGCCCGGGGTGAGCGGGCCGATGCGAAAGCGTCCGGTGGAGGTCTCGACCTGCTCGGCGTTGATTCGCCCGGGGACGTAGGGGTGGGGCGGGGGCACGTCCATCGCGGCGATGGCGATCTGGTAGGAGGTGACGGGCCGGCCGCGGGCATCGACGACGGCGCCGGCCAACTCCCCGCCGGGGCGAAGCTCCAGGGTGACGGGCTGGCCGAGGCGTGTGCTTTGCCGGGCCGAGGGCCCGTAGGCCGAGGAGGTTGCCTGGAGCGTCCAGGGGACATCCGGGGCGGACTCCCAGTTGAAGAGCCCGTCGTCGCCAACGGGAAGGCGGCGGCTATCGCCGGCGGAAGAGGCGATCACAAAGCCGGGTTGCGGCTGGCCATCAGGCCCGACGACTCGCCCGAAGAGTCCCCGGGCCGGTTCCAGGACGAGGTCGTAAGCGGCGGTGGTGCCCGTCTCCACGGTGAAGGGGCCCAGGGTGTCGGGGTAGTGATCGGGGGCGGCGGCGCTCAGGGTGTAGTCACCCGGGG from Lujinxingia vulgaris encodes:
- a CDS encoding hybrid sensor histidine kinase/response regulator yields the protein MSFGALIEKFRAVALERLERMNALLVNLERTPDDPEAVEEILREIHTLKGEAKMMGFADVNLVAHQTEHLLLDDPSGAHITQPERVELIFEGLDLMRALMTKSAGNATQSLDLSGFVDRVNHLRDGAPAKINPHDPAAQNSAAPSPADTPAAAPKAPAEIDEKPVSDAPTADSQPVDSKEESSRINAPTPAQTPAADTALATPPSAPSTLAPQATQPTRARIGAGNERELESGALRIQTTTNLRVDVEKLERLGELAGEALLMSRRVGYRLGELHGIRQDLRAMLSQLEGQLPKSHTMALRNLNHRLDACETALREESYQVNVRASQIDDQTRYMRHVPLAQVLSHYPRAVRDLAQSQGKRVRLVDTFGNVEVDRAILSALSEPLLHLVRNAVDHGLETPEERKAAGKEPEAEIELSAEYVGDSIRVVLSDDGRGINPQIIRKKAIERGIHTAESAARLSDQEAIALIFENGFSTRDSVNDVSGRGIGMDVVRRQISKVGGFIEIESEVGRGTTFTLHLPVTTAVNSVLVFTLGERQFALTAKDVERVIDVGREELRRVHGAVCVPVGERLIPLLDWTAPLGLAERGQPPERFSVLLVRKGARRVAVWIDRVLGEREAISRPLGDFLAGVRLCRGVALTDSGDVVPLLNVVDLMERSEHDSRFDLEKPRRQRSFTAVQGTRALDIRTILVVEDSEVTRTLVTSILRGEGYRVLEADDGHYGLEMLGRHRVDLVLTDIQMPTMDGLQLLQRIRTSEDHARLPVVILTTLGEPADKERAMRLGANGYLVKLDFQEKTLLETVRRFL
- a CDS encoding methyl-accepting chemotaxis protein; the encoded protein is MLLWKKVGIYIATLTLIGVGVLAFHGHIFTAALLLVAGVATIGFTRQSLAPLSDITAVVESIAEGNLRSAHLNADPHSEVGRLAGATNRMLDELNAISRHADELAAGRIGVIEHEAMLLRSGKLSDVDLPLPRGAGKLGRSFHSLTNQMRRLTVQARVISRDHLTSPLLDERVPGELGEAFGAMVKNLRQLSERARQIAEGDLTTTTAESEGDLSSAFNQMVLSLNELVREIVSTALNVSTAAEEILVVLRDQELAASHQASSVEETQRTMETLLSSARKIAESAQTVFKSAEKTQANNRTVGERIGELKSHTVRITEILEVIKAIADRSDLLALNASLEGMRAGEAGKGFALVAAEMRRLAENIKESVSDIKLLVSDIRESSLASVMATEEGSRLSERTTETSLKISLITQQQQSGTEQVTQSMDELSHLINQGVAGTRQVTTAARELHNASESLRHIVEKFRVMETEASSPKRPTRTPTRTIPGRATSPLPSVDASKELPLTAPADLSREIPADRSTELPLSAPADLSREIPADRSTEREATRSRPLRKASRNQIATPVGFNGNLSDVPTDRQPRRAVELAAKSAQETPTIEFSAAIAEDDAFFQDLLDARDEAAAKADSEADDAPADRSREFDAIARQLGADESESEAENAPEGDDVHAKNTSPVLGDEESEPS
- a CDS encoding chemotaxis protein CheW, producing the protein MASDDLKSPSDFSDLVDQAESLDPFAWDDLQDQVIDEVVTVPVVCFRCGEDDFAIDGQAVREIVGQLETTPLPGAPGHIRGIAVLRRQVIGVLDLSAFLESQNAGPALASNTRRTLIVDTPHYTVGLDVDEVTGLDEWPEHLLREDALPTTIKGSTRRYAIGAHPLGEELCVLLDIERLLDDAAVR
- a CDS encoding carboxypeptidase regulatory-like domain-containing protein, which translates into the protein MAGALEVESDAQGHFEFDLETLNSASDGTILLDATHPEYVRGGVGELGTMRLNAPKGDTQPPESIDVFLHKPAHLRGRVTLNGAPVEDAVIGLAYTEAHGLGQEPLVPHTLSELARTDVEGRFELNRLAAGRVAVTVETNLEDFPYAESQALRLRPGEDGGEVHIELRPTTALTGVVLSASGEPLAANVTMTGTQTSRRTETSSTGRFRFDDLPPGDYTLSAAAPDHYPDTLGPFTVETGTTAAYDLVLEPARGLFGRVVGPDGQPQPGFVIASSAGDSRRLPVGDDGLFNWESAPDVPWTLQATSSAYGPSARQSTRLGQPVTLELRPGGELAGAVVDARGRPVTSYQIAIAAMDVPPPHPYVPGRINAEQVETSTGRFRIGPLTPGYYALVARAPGLAPVTSELFEVRAGRTTDNIRLQLIEGAAIEGVVRDRQSGEPIATASVTLVDPSQRLSPRNTLANPSGHYALDELPDGLVTLHVRANGYEPELVAGIELASGETLSYDIELTPTDNPEPALAFYGIGASLRSQARDIVVVNVMPGSASAEAGLQPGDRILAVDELPTHRLSLPDVIARIRGQADTPVSLSIERPGDGEFVVDIARRRVRVQR